A region from the Lolium perenne isolate Kyuss_39 chromosome 4, Kyuss_2.0, whole genome shotgun sequence genome encodes:
- the LOC127295836 gene encoding asparagine synthetase [glutamine-hydrolyzing] 1, translating to MCGILAVLGCADWSQAKRARVLACSRRLKHRGPDWSGLYQCEGNFLAQQRLAVVSPLSGDQPLYNEDRTVVVVANGEIYNHKKIRKQFAAKHTFTTGSDCEVIIPLYEEYGENFVNMLDGVFAFVLYDTRNNTYMAARDAIGVNPLYIGWGSDGAVWIASEMKALHDDCPKFELFPPGHLYSSAAGGFRRWYNPEWFAELVPATPYQPLVLREAFEKAVIKRLMTDVPFGVLLSGGLDSSLVASVTKRHLIETEAAKKFGTELHSFVVGLENSPDLKAAREVADFLGTIHHEFHFTVQDGIDAIEEVIYHNETYDVTTIRASTPMFLMARKIKALGVKMVLSGEGSDELLGGYLYFHFAPNKEEFHKETCRKVKALHQYDCLRANKATSAWGLEVRVPFLDKEFIDVAMSMDPEWKLYDTDLGRIEKWVMRKAFDDEEEPYLPKHILYRQKEQFSDGVGYSWIDGLKAFTEQQVTDGMMKNAAEVFPYNTPINKEAYYYRMIFERLYPQESASETVPWGPSIACSTPAAIEWVAQWKASNDPSGRLIASHNSATPAHTDAAAHAKGNGKVQNGNGKVANGNGHINGNGKVTANGKANGALE from the exons ATGTGTGGCATTTTGGCCGTCCTCGGCTGCGCCGACTGGTCGCAGGCCAAGCGGGCTCGCGTCCTCGCCTGCTCCCGTAG GCTGAAGCACCGTGGACCGGACTGGTCCGGGTTGTACCAGTGCGAGGGCAACTTCCTGGCGCAGCAAAGGCTCGCCGTCGTCTCCCCGCTCTCCGGCGACCAGCCACTCTACAACGAGGACCGCACCGTTGTCGTCGTG GCCAACGGAGAGATCTACAACCACAAGAAGATCCGGAAGCAGTTCGCCGCAAAGCACACCTTCACCACCGGCAGCGACTGCGAGGTCATCATCCCGCTG TATGAGGAGTACGGCGAGAACTTCGTCAACATGCTGGACGGCGTCTTCGCCTTCGTCCTCTACGACACACGCAACAACACCTACATGGCCGCCCGCGACGCCATCGGCGTCAACCCACTCTACATCGGCTGGGGCAGCGACG GCGCCGTCTGGATTGCGTCCGAGATGAAGGCGCTCCACGACGACTGCCCCAAGTTCGAGCTCTTCCCGCCGGGGCACCTCTACTCCAGCGCTGCCGGCGGGTTCCGGCGGTGGTACAACCCGGAGTGGTTCGCTGAGCTCGTCCCGGCAACACCGTACCAGCCCCTCGTCCTCAGGGAGGCGTTCGAGAAG GCTGTCATCAAGAGGCTAATGACCGATGTGCCCTTCGGCGTCctcctctccggcggcctcgactCGTCGCTGGTCGCGTCGGTGACCAAGCGCCATCTCATCGAAACTGAAGCCGCCAAGAAGTTTGGAACTGAGCTCCATTCCTTCGTCGTTGGCCTAGAG AACTCACCTGATCTGAAGGCCGCCAGGGAGGTTGCTGACTTTCTTGGAACCATCCATCACGAGTTCCATTTCACTGTCCAG GATGGTATCGACGCCATCGAGGAGGTGATCTATCACAACGAGACATACGACGTGACGACGATACGTGCGAGCACGCCCATGTTTCTCATGGCGCGCAAGATCAAGGCGCTCGGGGTGAAGATGGTGCTGTCCGGGGAAGGCTCCGACGAGCTCCTTGGTGGCTACCTCTACTTTCACTTCGCCCCCAACAAGGAGGAGTTCCACAAGGAGACCTGCCGCAAGGTGAAAGCACTCCATCAGTATGACTGCTTGCGCGCCAACAAGGCCACATCGGCCTGGGGCCTGGAAGTCCGTGTGCCTTTCCTCGACAAGGAGTTCATCGACGTCGCCATGAGCATGGACCCCGAATGGAAACTG TACGATACTGATCTGGGCCGCATCGAGAAGTGGGTGATGAGGAAGGCgttcgacgacgaggaggaacctTACCTGCCCAAG CATATTCTCTACAGGCAGAAGGAGCAGTTCAGTGACGGTGTTGGCTACAGCTGGATCGATGGCCTCAAGGCTTTCACTGAACAGCAG GTGACTGATGGGATGATGAAGAACGCTGCAGAAGTGTTCCCATACAACACGCCCATCAACAAGGAGGCGTACTACTACAGGATGATATTCGAGAGGCTCTACCCTCAG GAGTCGGCGAGTGAGACGGTGCCATGGGGCCCGAGCATCGCATGCAGCACACCGGCGGCCATCGAGTGGGTGGCGCAGTGGAAGGCCTCCAATGACCCCTCCGGCCGGCTGATCGCCTCCCACAACTCTGCTACCCCAGCTCACACTGACGCTGCCGCCCACGCCAAGGGCAACGGGAAGGTGCAGAACGGCAACGGGAAGGTGGCGAACGGGAATGGACACATCAACGGCAACGGCAAAGTCACGGCGAACGGGAAAGCCAACGGAGCTCTGGAATAA